A stretch of Aedes aegypti strain LVP_AGWG chromosome 2, AaegL5.0 Primary Assembly, whole genome shotgun sequence DNA encodes these proteins:
- the LOC5570539 gene encoding uncharacterized protein LOC5570539, with product MSKNHNYLEAAQTGDLSALKFYIGMHPEEVDINYQDVKLCSALHRAVHSRRNSHETVKMLIEAGIDCGLRNEQNQTAAEMARHLGRGDLMLLMLEWEFRDVPKREIFYQLLRRNSMEMICIYTIQWKLPFAEAIGLIEEAFEALRLKGVKLEEQTRYEALQELVKHYGANPTTYREVTIGKDELLAYIDFVLQHTDEDNLNETSDEVLMVMREIVKQMYLGKKRYDEAMMEVQQCLCVFVATCDGLPGMEDFTLIINKQLVLRFLRLVAKQLRTGSGILSSRDRKVRRQLRKTFVLLKEWNSVMKIVYYLSKACEIDLNQPDDRIAKQLFLDRCVQVVGEAIKSTKLTPNLSRRMQTAFEFMTSGGTASCYKSIREFHSHGYPVAKYLFEKENDFNSYMKLQENFKTVLSFFESMRSTLMVVIQKRFLGSLYRMQTIKQVRSFAMYANENIIGSFGDPAAHQETFYNEKIAMKLIDELVILLKEDSENFSTLTEIEKQLKSHFEDMSKARFNHLQLGQSFGNFLRVARSCQNTTDLRSVLKFALVTPGPKCFIECYSQKRLQIDRLTRTLMYHLMDSYGASRDQQIINVAFQLLNTLDSESASGLHKVQLKRTNFASEDYVEEILCESGAYDHFREIPSAVRNSLRKNVEKNIFNVADRFRILALPENEKVNAFRRKQENEFQCAFDRKVATLKRLVENSGKPTGKAYEYQMTGYSIESIAIQQALLEICEILLGTGVIQMNQQELDHRIPIITGKNLRDGLAHDMSMYDVINESRANYVCNAIYYGTLSLKLYDRKDWPKAVPFKEKEFIKITDKLHWFEMQRKLFEQLKDLEKFDFKCNKIDESDILGCTRETKADFTTVHNNALLQALRHNMQSFVDHVDGIKFSRTFQRLINEISHPSIPRKTPNQMSYPEKAQTLLNVTLEIEDFYTYRKITQKYNASFTYQAAYKRNPNVLNHLEDLNLQPSTQMLLDSITSGNISAFRWLMKKLDPDSIRSCSPLKIALANGQLEISKSLVEIVIPDVKDAEIAVLNHFNDILGQILPHVNEFSSLYKSAVARDNFAAIILMEASSCPCPIDKDLLYYVAAYNRTSILEHFLQNPEWREHINDHTGNGQTLIDIFAQNGNFQAVKMISEYSTNVVSAMKSAARRKHIGIVKFLLNLKPHVLPDMLTDLINCSIQTKNNTLLKYLLNRYTINAKDRLDLSEHFLCAINCHNFDALELILKYDPLAAQSSKNHYNAYHFLVQALSTCTKADLNVHSERILNLLKTYNADPIYKDKSGMTPLNRAVTFHNLELVRRLCQLGPSAVNEPDAIGRTPLISALIVGNLPIVQYLIQQGAPLEGLSTFRYPILHNVPPVTHFLDRNIECLQYAVRTLNLDLELTDAFGRTLLHELCRADNVTFVAFLLEQCNANVYARDKNGETVLHCAIRCDSRAILGYLLERVDRSDLLEKANGGGETALMLAFAIPGRMTMAYEMVKAGASKERLLQKIAGSCKEALQYMNK from the coding sequence ATGTCAAAAAACCATAACTACCTCGAGGCAGCGCAGACTGGAGACCTTTCTGCATTGAAGTTCTACATTGGAATGCACCCCGAAGAAGTGGATATCAATTATCAGGATGTTAAACTGTGCAGCGCCTTGCATCGAGCAGTGCATTCCAGGCGGAATTCTCATGAAACGGTGAAGATGTTAATTGAAGCCGGCATCGATTGTGGCCTGCGAAACGAACAGAATCAAACCGCAGCAGAGATGGCCCGTCATTTGGGACGAGGCGATTTGATGCTACTTATGCTGGAATGGGAGTTTCGTGACGTGCCAAAACGGGAAATTTTCTATCAACTTTTACGGCGAAACAGTATGGAGATGATTTGTATCTATACAATTCAATGGAAGCTTCCCTTTGCAGAGGCGATAGGTTTGATAGAGGAAGCATTCGAGGCACTACGCTTGAAGGGAGTGAAACTGGAAGAACAGACCCGATATGAAGCACTTCAGGAACTTGTCAAACATTACGGTGCAAATCCGACCACTTATCGGGAGGTTACCATCGGAAAGGATGAGCTGTTGGCTTACATAGACTTTGTGTTGCAACACACAGACGAGGACAATCTGAATGAAACGAGTGACGAAGTGCTCATGGTCATGCGTGAGATTGTGAAACAGATGTACCTGGGAAAGAAACGGTACGACGAAGCAATGATGGAGGTTCAGCAGTGCTTGTGTGTATTCGTTGCGACCTGTGATGGACTGCCCGGAATGGAGGATTTTACGTTGATCATTAACAAACAGCTAGTGCTGAGATTCTTACGGTTGGTGGCAAAACAACTCCGTACTGGAAGTGGCATATTATCCAGCAGGGATAGGAAAGTTCGAAGACAGTTAAGAAAAACCTTTGTATTACTCAAGGAGTGGAATTCCGTCATGAAAATAGTGTATTACTTGTCGAAAGCATGTGAAATTGATTTGAATCAACCGGACGATAGAATTGCCAAGCAACTGTTTCTGGATCGTTGTGTCCAAGTGGTGGGTGAAGCAATCAAAAGTACCAAATTGACACCGAATTTGTCAAGAAGAATGCAAACTGCTTTCGAGTTCATGACTTCCGGGGGAACTGCATCTTGTTACAAGAGCATTCGAGAGTTCCATTCCCATGGCTATCCGGTGGCCAAGTAtctttttgaaaaagaaaacgaTTTCAATTCATACATGAAACTGCAGGAAAATTTCAAGACTGTTCTGAGCTTCTTTGAAAGCATGCGATCGACATTGATGGTCGTTATACAAAAACGATTCTTGGGTTCATTGTACAGGATGCAGACGATCAAACAAGTCAGATCGTTTGCTATGTATGCCAACGAAAACATTATCGGTAGCTTTGGGGATCCAGCTGCTCACCAAGAAACATTCTACAATGAaaaaatagcaatgaaattgATAGATGAGCTGGTAATTCTTCTGAAAGAGGATTCGGAAAATTTCAGCACCTTGACAGAAATAGAGAAACAATTGAAGTCTCACTTTGAAGACATGTCCAAGGCCAGATTCAACCATCTCCAACTAGGTCAAAGTTTCGGAAACTTTCTACGAGTGGCAAGGTCTTGTCAAAACACTACGGATTTAAGATCCGTGCTGAAATTTGCCTTAGTGACTCCCGGTCCAAAATGTTTCATAGAATGTTACTCTCAAAAACGCTTACAAATCGACAGATTAACCCGTACTTTGATGTATCATTTGATGGATAGTTATGGAGCCAGCAGAGATCAGCAAATTATAAACGTGGCTTTTCAGCTGCTGAATACCCTGGACAGTGAGTCTGCTTCAGGGTTGCATAAGGTGCAACTGAAACGAACAAACTTTGCATCCGAAGATTACGTAGAGGAAATACTATGTGAGTCCGGTGCTTATGACCATTTCAGAGAAATCCCTTCAGCAGTTCGGAATAGCCTACGAAAAAacgtggaaaaaaatattttcaatgtcgCAGATCGTTTCAGGATTCTAGCCCTACcggaaaatgaaaaagtgaatgCATTCCGAAGGAAACAGGAGAATGAATTCCAATGTGCTTTCGACCGAAAAGTTGCTactctgaagcgattggtggaGAACAGTGGTAAACCAACAGGAAAGGCCTATGAATACCAGATGACTGGATACAGCATTGAATCCATTGCAATTCAGCAAGCGCTTTTGGAGATTTGCGAGATTCTTCTTGGTACTGGAGTCATTCAGATGAATCAACAAGAACTCGATCACAGAATTCCGATCATAACTGGTAAAAATCTTAGAGACGGACTGGCACACGATATGAGCATGTATGACGTTATAAATGAAAGTCGTGCGAATTACGTATGCAATGCGATTTACTACGGTACTTTGAGTCTTAAATTGTACGATAGAAAAGATTGGCCTAAGGCAGTTCCGTTTAAGGAgaaagaattcatcaaaataaCTGATAAGCTGCACTGGTTTGAAATGCAACGTAAGCTATTCGAGCAGTTGAAAGATCTTGAGAAGTTTGATTTCAAATGTAATAAAATAGATGAATCGGATATACTTGGATGTACGAGAGAAACGAAAGCAGACTTCACAACGGTCCACAACAACGCCCTACTTCAAGCTTTACGACATAATATGCAGAGCTTTGTGGATCACGTTGATGGTATTAAGTTTTCCAGAACATTTCAGCGCCTAATAAACGAAATCAGCCATCCTTCGATTCCACGCAAAACACCAAATCAAATGAGTTATCCGGAAAAGGCTCAGACGTTGTTAAATGTTACCCTGGAGATAGAAGACTTCTACACTTATCGGAAAATTACGCAGAAATATAACGCTTCATTCACATATCAAGCAGCTTACAAACGTAATCCAAATGTGCTGAACCATTTAGAGGATCTTAATCTACAACCTTCCACACAAATGCTACTTGACAGCATTACGTCAGGGAACATTTCTGCGTTCAGATGGCTTATGAAGAAGCTAGATCCAGACAGCATCAGATCATGCTCTCCCCTAAAAATAGCGTTGGCTAATGGACAATTGGAAATATCAAAATCTCTAGTTGAAATTGTAATTCCCGATGTGAAGGATGCTGAAATCGCCGTTCTCAATCATTTTAACGACATTTTGGGACAAATACTTCCTCACGTGAATGAGTTTAGTTCATTGTACAAAAGCGCTGTGGCGCGTGATAATTTTGCTGCAATCATACTGATGGAAGCAAGTTCTTGTCCATGCCCAATTGATAAAGACCTTCTTTATTACGTTGCAGCGTATAATCGAACATCCATCCTGGAACACTTCCTTCAAAATCCCGAATGGCGTGAACACATCAACGATCATACGGGAAATGGACAAACACTAAtagatatttttgcacaaaaCGGAAACTTCCAAGCAGTCAAGATGATTTCTGAATACAGCACTAACGTTGTAAGTGCCATGAAGAGCGCTGCTAGGAGAAAGCACATTGGTATCGTCAAATTCTTGCTAAATTTGAAACCACATGTATTACCAGACATGCTAACGGACCTCATCAATTGCTCAATTCAAACTAAGAATAACACTCTCCTGAAATATCTACTCAATCGTTATACAATAAATGCCAAGGATCGCCTTGATTTATCAGAGCATTTCCTGTGTGCCATTAATTGCCACAACTTCGATGCTTTGGAGCTCATTCTCAAATACGATCCACTAGCAGCACAATCTTCCAAAAATCACTACAACGCATACCACTTTTTAGTACAAGCCCTAAGTACATGCACAAAAGCGGACCTCAATGTCCACTCCGAACGAATTTTGAATCTGCTTAAGACCTACAACGCTGACCCGATCTACAAAGATAAAAGCGGAATGACCCCTCTGAACCGGGCCGTCACCTTTCATAATCTCGAACTAGTGCGCCGCTTGTGTCAACTTGGTCCATCCGCCGTCAATGAACCGGACGCCATCGGGAGGACTCCCTTAATCAGTGCACTCATCGTTGGAAATCTTCCGATCGTTCAATATCTGATCCAACAAGGAGCTCCCTTAGAAGGCCTATCTACGTTTAGGTACCCGATTCTACATAACGTTCCACCCGTAACCCACTTTCTGGACAGAAACATCGAATGTCTGCAGTATGCCGTCCGCACCCTGAACCTCGACCTAGAACTCACAGATGCCTTCGGACGAACACTGCTCCATGAACTCTGCCGGGCGGATAACGTGACTTTCGTGGCATTCCTGCTGGAACAATGCAATGCCAACGTGTATGCTCGGGACAAAAACGGCGAGACGGTACTGCACTGTGCGATTCGCTGCGACAGCCGGGCCATATTAGGGTATCTTCTGGAACGAGTTGATCGATCGGATCTTCTGGAGAAAGCAAATGGAGGGGGGGAAACGGCGCTGATGCTAGCGTTTGCAATCCCCGGGAGGATGACAATGGCGTATGAGATGGTTAAGGCCGGTGCATCCAAGGAACGACTGCTACAGAAGATTGCTGGATCTTGCAAGGAAGCTCTACAGTATATGAATAAGTGa